gtcaaataaataagtaaaatcttaaaaaaaaaaaagtcagaggcttaacccactgagccacccacgtgccccatacAGATTCATTTCTCGCTTCAAGTTGCAGCCCCTTCTGGTTGGGATTGTTCTATGCGTTTGTTTGCTCCCTTGGGTCACTCCAGCTTGGTGGTCTCCTCTCCATTCTAGACAGAGGCCCAATTGTTGCAACATATAATCCAAGTGCGGTAATCCTGGAGGGAAAAGCCAGATAGTAGGGCCTCTAGTCTCCCCTTTAGACAAAGAGAAGTAACCtgagcatttgttttttttttttttttaagattttatttatttatttgacagagagaaattacaagtactctgagaggcaggcagagagagagagaaggaagcaggctccctgctgagcagagagcccgatgcaggactcgatcccaggaccctgagatcatgacctgagccaaaggcagcggcttaacccactgagccacccaggcgccccagcatttgtttttttaaggaagaaagacTTAATCAAGGTTATAAAAAAATGTGCTCTGTTACAAGTTCTGTCTTCTTACTATATCTTTTGAGCATGATGTGATGCCTCATGGAAGAGAACatcaaaaagataaatttgaagtAGATGTTGGGATGGTAGTGAGGTAAGAAAGAATTTGGGTGATGTGGGAAGGATTAggtggaaaagatggaaaaaagaaaaaaaaagaggaaggtcCAGGCCAAAGTGTTGGGGACTCACAAGTTACTACCAGTTTCTGAATCTGGATAAAGGCCCTGGACCCAGCTCCATTTGAAGCAAATCACTTCTTCTggtcccctgcccccccccttttaaaaaattttttcttatttatttatttgagggagagggagagatagcatgagttgggggaggagcagagggagagggagaagcaaactcacgctgagcatggagccagatgcagggctcaatcccacaaccccaagatcatgacctgagctgaaatcaggagtcggatgcctaaccaactgaaccacccaggcgccctccctgcTTTATCTGGGCTTTTCCTTTCAGTACATTAGTCAggtttcccttccctttcaatACATTAGTCAAAATTGTCCTCACTTCTCAAGGTCCAGATCAGATGTTACCTCTGAGAAGTCTGTTCATCCCTCTGTTAGCATTAATCTTTAACACATCCTAACTTGCTTTAATGTTTATCCAATGCATGTCTGGCCCTGGATTGAGAGAGTAAATTTCTTAGAGGAGGGACAGGGTCCTACTGTGTCCAACAGTGGGTGATCACAATTATGTGGTTCTGCCAGCGTCCCCAAAGCAGGGCTTTTTGGAGCTGACCTTGATGACCTTCTCCCTTACGTTTTCCCCTAGGGCGGACTGGCTGCTCTGACACCATGGGGAGCTGCTGCAGCTGCCTGAACAGAGACAGTGTCCCAGACAACCACCCCACCAAGTTCAAGGTACCCACAACTCCCTCCTCTCCCGAGCTCCCAGCATGGCTTCCTGGCCTTGGGCCAACCTGTCCAGCAGCCTTCCCTCTCTAGAGAAGGTGAAGTCAAAGGCTGAGGTGGTGGCTTGTTAAGATTCCTCAGGGGCCTAGGCCACTGCTCATTGTGTGGCTCTCCTACAGTGAATGGCCTCTAAAGAATGAAGAGATACCGTGCTTTTGGAACATTCACTCCTGCCAGTATACCTTTGTCGCTTTACACATGATATTTTTTGGAGAAAACAACACAAGTCTATGTTTCTAAGTTAATACACATAAAGCATGTGTAACACACAGTAAACCCTATATTAGCGTTGGCTGTTGGCTTTGGGAAGCTAAGGCCAGACCCAGTGGACCTGGGCACCGCCCCCTACCTTCACCACCTCTCACCTCTCCCTGGGGAGTCCCCTCCTCACACCCAACTTGTTGAGGCCCAGCTTCTCCTACTAACCAGAAGAGGGAGCCCTCGGCAAGGTCCTAGAgctggggaggtggaggaggtcTGATATGAGTTCTGTCCCCCTCGGGCCTTCAGATTTTGAACTTGTAACTGAACCCCATCCTCTGTCAGCGTCCAGTTCTTGGGCACAAGGGATGGACCATTGAGGTCCTCTAACCTTCGTCGTCAAACCATCTGACCTTGGAGGTCAGctggccacccctcccccactgcctaaGGGCCAAAGCTGAGACCTAGGGAAGGACACTTCTTCATCCGCTGGGTCTCCTGGTGGTCATGTGGCTTTCTCAAGACCCcgttgggggatgggggagcccTGCGgccgcccagcccccaccccacattGGCCTGCCTCCCAGTGGCTCAGGGACCCCTGCCCGTACTTGTGGACGCACCCACTGACCCTTCGGTTCCCTGCCCACCAGGTGACAAATGTGGATGATGAGGGGGTGGAACTGGGCTCCGGGGTTATGGAGCTGACGCAGAGTGAGCTGGTGCTGCACCTGCAGCGGCGCGAGGCTGTCCGCTGGCCCTACCTCTGCCTGCGGCGCTACGGCTACGACTCCAACCTCTTCTCCTTCGAGAGCGGCCGCCGCTGTCAGACGGGCCAGGGTGAGTACTTTTCCTGCTGCGCGCTGGCACGGCAGCGGGAAGTCAGAGCCTTGGGGACTGTGGGGACGCCTTTTGGCAGGGCAGGTGTTACAGGGGTGGTGACCAGGAGCGCAGAGCATGGCAGTATGGAACTAAGTGGACTCCCAGGTCAGTGCTCTCTGTCCTTGGGCACGGTGGCTCCGGCCTGGGTCCTTTCATGGGGGCGTTTATTGCAAGGCCCGAGGGAAAGAGCCAGTGCTCTCAGGCCAGAGCCCTCTTGGGAAGGCAAGCAGTTCCTCCGTCCTCTGTTACTCCAGTTTCGAGGGGACCTCTTATCTCCTCTGTAGGAACAAACTTTATGCTGAGTCCCTAGGTCAGGTACTCTGGAGCCCATGAATAGTGAAGGGTTAAGTTGGGAGCTCTGGTCACCTTGGGGCCGGGTGGCTTGGGAACGATAGGCTTGGGGAGGCCGGACTCTTGGATCTCTGACGTACAGAGGAGGCTCCAAGAGGTTCATCTTTGTCTCCTGTCACCTAGAGTGTGATgtattctcccttcctccccttcctccggACAGCTGGGGGTCAGAGAGTAGTGATCATTGCAGGAAGTCAAGGCCAGGGCCCGCCACGGCTTCTTGAAGGAAGAGCATGGTTTGGGCTTCTTTCTTAGGATCCAGACCTGAGTTCTGCAGAAGGAGGCTGGCCTGGGCTTGCGTGAGGTGCTGCCAGGGCTGTGCCTGCTGGCGTGGCGCGAACAGGCTTCTCTGACGAGGCCACCATTCCAGCAGTGAGTGTCTGATGCGCTCTTGGCTGGGAGCCTTCCCTCAACACACATCGTCCCCTTTGGGCTTCTGTGGCAGAGGTGCTTACACTGGCTGAGCAGGAGGACAGGAAGGGGCTTCTCATCGTGGTGTTTCGTCCACACCTGAGATTCCAGAGAGGCAGCCCTGGGCGCCCACACTGGTTTCTCCTGAAACTCCAGGCTTATCCTCTCCTCACCCTTAACATCCCTTGCCAGAAGagtcctcttccttctcctccccctctatCCTTGTTGTCTCATTCCTGCAAACGTCAGCTGTCCTGTAGCCCAGGCTGCTTTCGTTGATCTTTGTTATGGGTCTGTGCATGTGCACACCCCAGGTAGCCTCTCCTGAGTGCTGGGCCCTGCTGTTGCCGGCATGGGGTATGCAGAATCCCAGGCTGGCCCAACACCCCGGGGGCACAATCGGACGCCTTAATTGGAGATACTTAGCCCAGGCCCGCTGTGCCTGGGACCGTGAGCTGCCACCTCAAAGCTAGAGGGGCTGTCAGAGCAGCCCCACTGGAGAGCTGCATGAGGGCCTGGCCGTGGGGGTCCCAGGCAAGCCTGCccatccttcttcctttctgtacCAGAGTTTAAGTGCCGGGAGATCACTGTCCTCTCCAGGGTAGACATTCTCTCTCTGGCCGGGCCCTGGACTAAGTGCGCAGTGAGCAAGCAATGAACAGTACAGACTCTCTGACCTTCAGAGAGCTTGGACATGCTTGGGTGTTGAGCCGAGGGTGGGGCTCAAATTTCTCCAGGGAGCAAAgggtggtaggcagagggagatggagccAGTGTGGGGAGAGGAATGGTCATTCATCCGACCCAGTAGGGCCCCCACTGTATCTGCAGGGAGGACCCCCAGTGGGTGCCTGAAACCACACATGGCACCAAACCTGTATGTTCTGCGTATATTTCTATACACAGTGAGATGAACAACGATAGCAACAAGGCCAGACAATCACAGCAGTGGCCTGTGATGAAAGTTATGTGAGTGTGGTCTGTCTCTCAAAATACAGTACTCTGCTCCCTCTTCTTGTGATGGTGTGGGAAGGCGACAAGCCCACGCAATAAGGGAAGTGAGGAGAAGGAAGCGGGCAGCGTGAGCTCGTGGGCCGCTCCTGCTGACATTCAGATGGTGCATCAGAAGGAGGCTTGTCTGCTTCCGGACCCCAGTTAACTGGTGGTCACTGAACCTTCAGAAAGCAAAACTTTGGCTAAGGGGCCCCTACTGTCCTTTTCTGCTTTGCTGGTGACTTCTCCTCCCCTCACCTGTGCACCCCTCACCTGCAAACACGGTCAGTCCGTGGAGGAGTTCGGGTGAGGTAGAGATCTCCAGCCTACGGTCATGTTAATGGGGGAAACAAGGGGGCCTTGGGCCCAGCTTCTCCTGGAGCCCTTGGGCCTTAAGGGAGTGCTGGGGATGAGGAGATGCCCTCCTGCCCACTGCAGGCCTGGTCCTCGAGATCAGGGACAGTCCCTGAGTGTCTTTCCTCTGCTCAGTCTCTCTGGGGAGAGGAGcctcatttctccctttcctccttcaggGATATTTGCCTTCAAGTGCTCCCGGGCTGAGGAGATCTTCAACTTGCTTCAGGATCTGATGCAGTGCAACAGCATCAACGTGATGGAGGAGCCGGTCATCGTCACCCGCAACAGCCACCCGGCTGAGCTCGGCCTCCCTCGGGCCCCCCAGCCTCCCAATGGTGAGGAGACCCCTCCTCGGCCTCCACACTTATACACACAGGCACAGGCCTAGGAAGTGCCAGGCAGGCAGGTGGGACGGCCAGGCCACCCAGCCCTCCAGGCCAGCCACCTGCCATCTGATGACTCTTGGGGATGAATAAGGCCAGGTCGGGGCCAGTCGGGTGACTCGGGCTGAGGCTGGGGAGTCCTGGGCCTTGTCGTGACTGATGGTTCAGGAGCAGACAGGAAGACATTGAGTTTCCATGGAAACAGCAGTCTGGAGCtattttgcttccttccttctgtctacTGGGGTATACCCGTTCTACCTTTCTTGACTTGGTACAGGTATTTTGGCTCGTAACTCTCCTGGGGAGGTTCCCATACCTTCCACTTGTTTATTCCCTGAGTACCCCCTGAGCCCCTGCTCCGTGTTCTCTTCGAGGGCTGGCCTGTGGCGGGCAGAAGCTAGAGAAACACCATCCCTGATGTCTGGGCACTTCCCTGGCGCTCACTGGCAGAGCTATAATGAGGCGAAGGGAAAGTTCAGGATGGCAAGGTGGCCTCAAGTGTTTCAGCTAAGGCTGAACTGGGGGAAGTGGGGCTCCTGCTGAGCtttgagggaaggggcagggttTGAGGAGCAGAGAGGTGAAAGAGACTGGGGGCTGCTGGATTAGCTAGGCTAACCACCTGGGGGGCCCGGGGAGTGTCTCCCCTCCTCTGAGGACTCCCGTGATGCCACATGTGCAGTCACAGGTGGTTTAAGgaaccccctccccgcccccatatGGCCTTGTCTCCTGTGTGCCCAGCTCTAGGCTACACTGTCTCCAGCTTCTCCAATGGCTTCCTTGGCTGCCCAGGAGAGGGCCCGAGATTCTCAGCACCCCGGCGCCCCTCGACGAGCAGCCTGCGACACCCCTCGCTTGGGGAAGAGTCTACTCATGCCCTCATTGCCCCTGATGAGCAGGTGAGCAAGCTGCTCCTCCCCGCTGGTCTGGGTTGGGGGGACGGGGGTCGGAAACATGGCCGCTCCTAAGGATCATGGGAAGGGAGGAGAATCCCTGGGCCCCCCAGGGATGTAGCTTCCCTGGGAAGTTTGGAGCACCAGGAAGAGGGGGACCCTCCGCCTCTTCTTCCCTGTGCTGCTCTTATGCTgtcccttctgccctccccttcttccctgcctTTGCGCCCTCCTGCTTCACTTGGACTCCTTCCTCCAGTCCCACACATATGTCAACACGCCAGCCGGTGAGGATGACCACCGCCGGAGCCGGCATTGCCTGCAGCCCTTGCCCGAGGGCCAGGCGCCCAGCCCCCCCCAGCCCGGGGGCCCTGACCCCCGGGACCCCCAGGTGTTTCTGCAGCCAGGCCAGGTGAAGTTCGTGCTGGGCCCCACCCCCGCTCGGCGGCACATGATGAAGTGCCAGGGCCTCTGGCCCAGCCTGCATGATGCcccccccaacaacaacaacaacgaggGCGTTTCTGAGTGCCCGGCTCAGCCCAAGTGCACCTATGAGAATGTCAGCGCGGGCCTGCGACCGGGGGCCGGCTGGAGACTGAGCACGGAGGAGCCAGGCTGGAATGGTCTTGCCCACCGCCGGGCCGCCCTGCTGCACTATGAGaaccttccctccctgccccccgtGTGGGAGAGCCATGGCCAacagctgggggaggaggctggggatgaCGGAGACTCGAGGGATGGGCTCACTCCCTCCTCCAATGGCTTCCCTGATGGTGAGGAGGACGAGACCCCACTTCAGAAGCCCACCAGCACCCGGGCTGCCCTCCGTAGCCATGGCAGCTTTCCTGTGCCACTGACCTGCCGCCGAGGCTCCCCGAGGGTCTTCAACTTTGATTTCCGCCGGCCGGGCCCCGAGCCCCCCAGGCAGCTCAACTACATCCAGGTGGAGCTGAAGGGCTGGGGTGGAGACCGCCCCAAGGGGCCCCAGAACCCCTCGTTTCCGCGAGCCCCCATGCCCACCACCCACCCTGCCCGCAGCTCAGACTCCTATGCCGTGATTGACCTCAAAAAGACCGTGGCCATGTCCAACCTGCAGAGGGCGCTGCCCCGAGACGATGGCACTGCCAGGAAAACCCGGCACAACAGCACCGACTTGCCTCTGTAGGGACTTCCTCAACGCTCCGCCTCACGCTCCTGTTCCCCAAACCCACACCCTGGGTTCAAGGTTGCTTTGTAGAAGGCCACCGAGGTGGAAACCCAGGCTACCCTGCGCTGGCTGGCATCCCCGAAGATAGCAGCCACTGAGTCTCCTGGTCTCCCAAGCTGGGCAGAAAAGGGTGACCAGGCAAGGAGGGAGCCGGGACGTAAACTGTGAAGGGTTCCTCTGATGCATTTAAGCACCCTCCCATTTATGTCCATTTGTCTTGTCTCTCGTCTGTCTGTGTGTTCTCTTTGGttgaaattttgaaacattttgtacctgttgattttatttatcagtttatttttctatttattgttttaaatgtaatttaacatatttattattaatataattatttttaaattctggcttGGTGGATGATATCAAATTCTTAGGGAGTCTCTTCTGGCATGGTTCTGGgtgggattgggggtggggtgcgACTAGAGGGAGGGGCTTCATTCCGGGAAATTTGGGGGTGGTTGTGGTTATTGTGACAAGTCtgtgaccatttttttttctcttctgagaagGCCTGGTGCAGAACTTAGTTGCCAGGGATGGATGTGCTGTCAAAGAAAAGCAACAGGACAGCAACAGGAGTCCTGGATGCAGAAAGGGGATCTGGAAGGAAAACCACCCTACTGGGAACATCCTGATCCTCCTGAgttgggggcaggtgggaggagggcagggttgggggaggggagctgtaCCAGATTTACCTTCTCCAGGACCCCCTGCTGATTTACCTTCTGCCACCAGGCAGGTCCCTGGGGTTACTGATCTCCTATGACATCTTGGCCCAGAGGTGGGCCCTGGATCCTCCTTCGGCACCCCCAGCACGGCTGGATCAAGGCTAGAACCTTTACACAGGACTTTGCTAAAAGCCCAGgaacagcaaaaggaaaacacaagaatGTAACATATAACCAACTCCTCGGGCTTGCCTCATTGTTTTCCCAGAGAACTGCTCTCCAGGAATGGGCTCCTCACGGCACCTGTACCCTACCGTAGGGGTGGGCCCTAGCAGAGTCCCCACCTCTGAATACCTGCCTGGAATCCTGGAGCCTGCACAGGCCCCCACAAGCCCCCCACCTGTTGCCCTGTTGCAGGAGCTCCCTTTCCTTGTCTTGAAACCGCCTCTCCCTCCTCTCGCTGGCCTCCCTGCCTCTAAGACTCCATTTCTATCTCAGCCCCCTGAATAATTCATCTAAAGGAAATCCAGCATCTGCGATTAGGACCCAGGGGAGCAGTGGGAGTAAGGTTTGCCCAAGACTTAGGGACAAACCTTGCCTTTGGTCCCTGTTTGTGCCCCAGCTCCCCGCCCCGTGGAGCAAGCCAACCCGTCCTCCTTCCTAAGGAAACCAGCCAGGGTGGGGCCTACCCAGTTCCCTCCCCACCTGCTGTCCAGGATGACACTGCCTGGGCTTCATTTCTGGGACTGCCCTTTACCCTGGTGGGGACTGAACTGACCAGCTTCCAGACTTCCCCATGCTTGACTGTTACTTTTTTCAGTGAAAGGGGTGAAGAGAGAAGTGGCCCCAGTGGGCTGTGGGAGAGACGCTTCCCCTGGGGCCTAGCAAGGTCCTGGGGTACAGCTGCCATGACTCTCCCCTTCCTTCTACCTCCTCCTAATCTCTGGACGGGAGAGAGGACTACTCTGGGCTGGGTCCTTCACACGGTAGCACTGTTGGTGCTAGGTAGCACTGTTCTGCTCTCTGTGTGTCCACCCCACCCTAGTTCTGCTCCTCCTTTGGGGGTCCCTTGTCAAGAGAGCTGGTCTCTCCAAACAGGAGGGCCAAGATGGGGGGAGGAATAACTGTACCAGCGACTTGCGGGTCTGCTCTGGCTCCTCGTGACGGACGCTGCTATTGGGGAGGGCATGCTTGCGGCACAAGGCCGGGCTGGGGTTCTGATTGGGCTACGTTCTCTGCTCTCTGGAGCAACTGGTCACCCCTAGTGGGCCTTGGCACCTGGAAAACATGGTGCTAGTTGTGAGAAGACGCCAGTGAGATGATGAACATGATTCCATGCTGGGAAGGAGACAGCAGGCCAGCTGTGTAAAGCCAGCTGTTCCACAGGGGAATACCATGGGAAGTCACTGCTCCTCAGTCCCTGAGTTCCCAGGCCTCCTGCTGCACCCCTGCTGACTGGTGCCAGGGGCAGCTAGCCTCCTCCTCTGGGGTAGACCCAGACCAAGTCACATTGGCttctgtgcatgtgtttgtggAGCCTGGAGGTCCAGAGGACTTAGCCCAGGACTTGGCTCCCAGCCCAGCATGGCAGCCAGccttcctgctcccctccccaggtcATCGCCTCCGCCCCATGAGGTCGAGGGCAGGAATTTTCCTCTGGCGGGACGGGTGGAGTGTGAGAGGACAGCTTTCCAGGTGGAAAGTAGAGGCTGGGAGTGATGCCCAGGAGGGCGACCACCACtcctgaggggtgggggagcctgctccgcTGATGTCCGGGTGTGGCGTCCTGATGCAATCATTTCAAAGATCATCATCAACATCAGTGAATGTTTGCTGAGTGCTCAGTTCCCTTCTTTAGAAACaggccctccccaacccctgggtTGCCCTCAGGAAAGGACTGGAGCCAGCATCCTGTCCAGGAGTGACATTTCAGGTCAGACCAGGAGGGGCCCTCCCCAAGCCCACCCCTGGGTAATAACACCACTCTACAATGGTATAAACATAGTCGACTCTCCAGAGGGCCCTGTAGACCATTTATCTCTCACAGGCTGGCCAGGCTGGATTGTTATCACCGCCgtgcagagaaggaaacaggccaagaggtaaagtgacttgctTTGGGCCACAAAGGTAATTAGCGGCTTGAGCTGGGGCTTCATGCCAGGCGTGTGTCTTTCCATGCTCCCACCTGGTCTGCGGGGGCTTTGTTCCCTCAGGTGGGCTGCAGAAAGACTGTTGGGTGCTGTGGCCTGGAAGGCAGGGGCTGTAGGAGGGCCGGCAGAGGCCGCATGTCCAGTGCTTCTCCTCGGGAATCCCAGCCAGGGCCTTGCCTGGTCAATAGGAGAACGTCCTCCCCCTGGAGCCTGCCAGGCGCCTGGCCCCCCACACACCCTGACCCGCCCCCTTGACTtagttgtttacttttttttttttaatttgagtatagttgatgcACGCGTTATCTTCATTTTCGGTGTACAACCCAGTGAGGTGACAAGTGTAtacatggtgctctctgcttaTGAGGGTCGCTTCCACCTGTCCCGTcagttgctcttttttttttttttaaagattttatttatttatttgacaggcagagatcacaagtaggcagagaggcaggcagagagagaggaagaagcaggctccctgctgagcagagagcccaatgtggggctcgatcccaggaccctgggaccatgacctgagccaaagacagaggctttaacccactgagccacccaggtgccccccgtcAGTTGCTCTTATAAGATCATTGACTGTATCCCGATGCTACACCCTGTACTCCTGTGACTCACTCATCCCATAGCTGGAAATctctacctcccactccccttctccccttttgTCTGATCCTCCACCGCTCCCCTCTCGCAACCATCcatgtgttctctgtatttataagtgtcattctgcttttttgttggtttattcactttttcatttttacttttttttttttaagattttatttatttctttgacagagagagcaagaacacaagcaggggggaatggcaggcagagggagagggagaagcaggctccccgccgagcagggagcccgacatcatgggactcaatcccaggaccctgggatcatgacctgagccgaaggcagatgcttaaccgactgagccacccagggcccctccaTTCGTCCATTGATGAACATTCAGGTCTGCCCCCCTTTCCTCCCCTAGGCCTGGGAATGGCTCTCATTCTGTGGATGGCTATGCAGGAATCAGCAggaccctgcccagccctgccacccACCCCTGACGTGTGTCTGGGTCCTCACAGGAGGCTGGCTTAGGTTAGGTCAGGGCTCTGAGCTCTGGGGAGCTCTCTGAGCAATTCCTTAAAGGGGAGTCATACTCGCTGGAGAAGGGAGTTTTATAGTGAGGGATCCCCAGACTCTGGAagggaggcagaagggaagggagagctgTAGCAGGGGTGGAGGGCCTATGTGGCGGCCCTGGGGCTCTCTATCTGCAGAATCAGAGCCCAGGATGGAATTTCGTGGCTCAGCTGAGCTAAGAGCCATCCAGGGATCCTTTTGACAGGATTCTTGGAGATGTCTATCAGGTTTTTGCTCACATGCTTCCCAGGAAGGGGAGATGGCTATCTCAGAAGTCCTCCCTCCCGTCAGTGTTATAATGTCCCTAAATTCCCCTCATTAGGGCCTAATTCTGTTCGCAGACCCACACATGGCCATCTGGTCCCTCTGCCAAGGGTGCTGAACTTTGAAACTTGGCATCTCCACTTACTCACACTGGACTCCTTTGTGCTTCTGTTCCCTCACTAGTGATAGAGGAACAATAACGGTCCCTCTTTTGTGACATCGCTGTGAGGATCAAAATAAGGAAATGTCTGCCCAGCATGAACCATGGTGGCTGGcccatagtaagtgctcagtacaTGGCAAATATTTTCACCAGAACATGGTTCTTTCTGGCATAACCAGAAAGGTATCCAtccttctgcccacccctctGGGATCTAGTTTGGTCCAGAACAGAGTGCATTACCAAGGCTTGACCCTCCCCTTCCTTCAGCCCAACTCTTTCCTTGTTCTAGACCTTATGCTTCTGCTAATGCGGCCCAAGTTAGCACTCCCTTCACTGGCCCTTCTGGCTCTTGGGACCTTAGAGCTGGCCCAAAACACCGGGTCTTTCCATAGGAACACCTGCAGCTCTCGAGACCCCCGACCGACCCCCATCTGATATTAGAGTCCTTGGCTTAGGACTTCAAAGTCTGTTCATCCAGGTGACATTTCTTCCTGGTTGTTTGGTCTGTCCTGGAATTTAGAGGTGTCAGCTCTTGCCATGAACACAGAGGTGACTGGAGAGCATAGATGGGGACTGGGAGCATCAGAAAGAAGGGTCCAGGAGGGGGTTCTCCATGGGTCGTGGAGCAAGAATTTGGGTGCATCCCTGGGTCCTTCAGCCTAGCTCTTCTAGAAGCTGTACTCTGCCTGCTATGGTTGACAGGAAGTGTCCCTACCACTTGCCTTGCTCACCAGGTGAACCCCTctcttagcctctctgggcccaGTTTCTGTCGGGACGGACCTTGTTGACTCACTGCCCTGTGGAGGCCTATGCAGCGCGGCTGCAGAGGTCAGGTGTGTGAGAGTATGGCTCGTGCTGCGGGTGGAGGTTATTATGCTCATTCTTAAGGGCTTACTAATATAATGACTGAGTTAATGAgcagtgtgtgttgggggaggggccccTTAACCCACTGGGGGCCTGCTGAGTGACAGGAGTGTTTCCTTAGCCATCCCTCTAGCTGGGGTGGCATGGTCCCTTGGGGGTGTCATTCTGTCATTCTGTTGCCTCCCTCCACCTACCCGTCTTTACCTGGCTCCATTCTTGTTTGGGTGAGAAGGCCCTAGAAGAAGCGCAGCTAGGCCAGGATGTGGAGGCAAGGAGAAGGGAACCTGGAGACTTCGACTACCTGGGGAAAGGAATGAAATGCAGTGCAACTCTAATTCTGTCTGGGTGCTGCCGGGGCTGGGCAGAGTCGGGCACCCAAGTCTGGGGAGGGCTTGGAGGGAAACGGGAGCCTGGATAGGAAGAGTGGAGGGCCTTGGGCAtagggctgggtgggggtggggaaggatttCCAGGTGTTTTTTGAGGCTCTTTGCCTCTCTGACCCAATGGGTTGGTTCTGGCCTCTTTCCTATTGAGTTCATTTCCCCCTGGGATTAAGGGCCCTGAAGAATAGATCAACATATTGATATTTCAGGCTTGGGATACGGGCACGACACACAATCGTACAGGTCTAGTGGTCTCTGTTTCCCAAGAAGACACTGGACACAGCAGGCCCAGGATTCAGAATCCAGATCATGTGGACTGAGTCCTGACAAAGCCTCAACTCTCCAACACTTGCATTTGAGGAAGGGAGGCTCACAGAGACGGGAGCATGCGATGCATGAGTCTGGCTTTTGAAAGATGTGTGACCTCGAGTAGATTACTCAC
The sequence above is drawn from the Mustela nigripes isolate SB6536 chromosome 5, MUSNIG.SB6536, whole genome shotgun sequence genome and encodes:
- the FRS3 gene encoding fibroblast growth factor receptor substrate 3, which codes for MGSCCSCLNRDSVPDNHPTKFKVTNVDDEGVELGSGVMELTQSELVLHLQRREAVRWPYLCLRRYGYDSNLFSFESGRRCQTGQGIFAFKCSRAEEIFNLLQDLMQCNSINVMEEPVIVTRNSHPAELGLPRAPQPPNALGYTVSSFSNGFLGCPGEGPRFSAPRRPSTSSLRHPSLGEESTHALIAPDEQSHTYVNTPAGEDDHRRSRHCLQPLPEGQAPSPPQPGGPDPRDPQVFLQPGQVKFVLGPTPARRHMMKCQGLWPSLHDAPPNNNNNEGVSECPAQPKCTYENVSAGLRPGAGWRLSTEEPGWNGLAHRRAALLHYENLPSLPPVWESHGQQLGEEAGDDGDSRDGLTPSSNGFPDGEEDETPLQKPTSTRAALRSHGSFPVPLTCRRGSPRVFNFDFRRPGPEPPRQLNYIQVELKGWGGDRPKGPQNPSFPRAPMPTTHPARSSDSYAVIDLKKTVAMSNLQRALPRDDGTARKTRHNSTDLPL